From a region of the Drosophila virilis strain 15010-1051.87 chromosome 3, Dvir_AGI_RSII-ME, whole genome shotgun sequence genome:
- the LOC6624559 gene encoding uncharacterized protein, with product MMCRALLMLLLALVGASHAATHVNISIAQQPATNPADVSFIDGHAPAELKAGPYRPEEEEQQEQRFQRLQERPQQQQQMQMQGQQQQSMQSQQQQQMQQSQQQSQQTPRQGLGLQPAQAAPVSANGRMARRRMHGRRPSMHQQPPHSGQFRQRNQQLRQNQEFERYIQSYHSHGPSVETVFESSSPSPQRYTQSSSSSSSSSSSSSSSSLAADDDAVSIGGTKSQQLRMFERQVAAPGASQGQSANVEQAQDSKPIYEPPQPAPVQAAALAPAASASVSSSSSSAPATVPASIPNDGKQGFDSSYEPGYDAGSSYNRPSYDQSGYSGYEDVQDDYQDQYPPAVDASYDDYAEQAGYLPPQRGYAAPPRPLVTKTIQIVQPALKAKKYEVRHPAIQKEFYDIEERVVIKPAGTLVVELDHPVAKIPKGETLLPLGHPHPAVASAYDNHNGQVQTHSYNNGNEYRSPAPAKEQAQVTTIGSSVTTMPAYDQAPKDEYVEAQLQQQPQGSDATDGNRQSSSSSSSTSGSNPSSSSSVIATDGNGNQFQINKKHLTPKMLTRLEPEQPDYDYVRSEPSYPPQRSYQRTNSYNRQPYQSASNEDYFSGEFLPNANAGNVETQPARLEEAPRPQIIKHEHKIHLPPSQHNIYLGRSRQPPPKERRITELPVSSQGQELPAHVAELKPYLRSHSGPTVVYAKSAVRTAAPRTYYPQAARQRSPLAEELEYSAPYSRMRYDPEQESGRLMEAPKQQQSKEAAKAQIHLQIPHHDDRDQSIVATATITPLKPDCDQTREEQAEMQREKSARLRQPQQQFQRLVEAPAAVVPTTQATPTPAQPQLDVDVSLNGAAGHLNRHLQPNERVISATAAPTDAAATSETFHKRRIVVNHPFQTVREVVEHEPITNYHQIQVNEPASPALYHQAAYYQQPQLQTHGNLVQYQTTSTHGRLYG from the exons ATGATGTGCCGTgcgctgttgatgctgttgctggcgctggTGGGCGCCAGCCATGCGGCGACACATGTCAACATTTCCATAGCCCAACAGCCGGCCACAAATCCGGCGGATGTTAGCTTCATTGATGGACATGCGCCAGCGGAACTAAAGGCAGGTCCCTATCGGccggaggaggaggagcagcaggagcaacgTTTTCAGCGGCTGCAGGAGcgaccgcagcagcagcagcagatgcagatgcagggacagcagcaacagtcgaTGCAAtcccaacaacagcaacagatgCAGCAATCCCAGCAACAATCGCAGCAGACACCACGACAGGGATTGGGCCTGCAGCCAGCACAGGCGGCTCCTGTTTCTGCCAATGGTCGCATGGCACGTCGTCGCATGCACGGACGTCGCCCCTCGATGCATCAGCAGCCGCCGCACAGCGGCCAGTTCCGTCAGCGCAACCAGCAGCTGCGTCAGAATCAGGAATTCGAGCGTTACATTCAATCGTATCACAGCCATGGACCGTCCGTGGAGACC GTCTTCGAATCCTCCAGTCCCTCGCCCCAGCGCTACACCcagtccagcagcagcagcagcagcagcagcagcagctccagctctaGTTCCTTAGCTGCCGACGACGACGCTGTGTCCATTGGCGGCACCAAGTCGCAGCAACTGCGCATGTTCGAGCGCCAGGTAGCCGCTCCAGGTGCGTCGCAGGGCCAGAGCGCCAATGTGGAGCAGGCGCAGGACAGCAAACCCATCTACGAGCCGCCACAGCCGGCGCCCGTACAAGCTGCAGCCCTTGCGCCCGCAGCCAGCGCCAGTGTCAGCTCTAGCTCCAGCTCGGCTCCTGCAACGGTGCCCGCATCAATCCCCAACGATGGCAAGCAGGGTTTTGATTCCTCATACGAGCCCGGCTACGATGCCGGCAGCAGCTACAACCGACCCAGCTACGACCAGAGCGGCTACAGCGGCTATGAGGATGTGCAGGATGACTACCAGGATCAGTATCCGCCAGCTGTGGACGCCAGCTACGATGACTACGCAGAGCAGGCTGGCTACTTACCGCCACAGCGTGGCTATGCGGCACCGCCACGCCCACTCGTCACGAAGACCATACAGATTGTGCAGCCGGCGCTCAAGGCTAAGAAATACGAGGTGCGTCATCCGGCCATACAGAAGGAGTTCTACGACATAGAAGAGCGCGTCGTTATCAAGCCGGCGGGCACACTTGTCGTGGAGCTGGATCATCCGGTGGCCAAGATACCCAAAGGTGAGACACTGCTGCCACTGGGTCATCCGCATCCCGCCGTGGCCTCCGCCTACGACAATCACAATGGACAGGTGCAGACGCACAGCTacaacaatggcaacgagTACAGGTCGCCGGCGCCAGCCAAGGAGCAGGCTCAGGTGACCACAATTGGCTCCAGTGTGACCACCATGCCCGCCTACGATCAGGCGCCCAAGGATGAGTATGTGGaggcgcagctgcagcagcagccgcaaggCAGCGATGCTACCGATGGCAACCGCCagtccagctccagttccagctccaCCTCCGGCTCCAAtcccagctccagctccagtgtGATTGCTACCGATGGCAACGGCAATCAGTTTCAGATCAACAAGAAGCATCTGACACCCAAGATGCTTACACGCCTAGAGCCCGAGCAGCCGGACTACGACTACGTCCGCAGCGAGCCCAGCTATCCGCCCCAGCGCAGCTATCAGCGCACGAATAGCTACAATCGCCAGCCTTATCAGAGTGCCAGCAATGAGGATTACTTTAGCGGCGAGTTTCTGCCCAATGCCAATGCTGGCAATGTCGAGACGCAGCCGGCGCGTCTCGAGGAGGCGCCGCGCCCGCAGATAATCAAACACGAGCACAAGATTCATTTGCCGCCATCGCagcataatatttatttgggtCGCAGTCGCCAGCCGCCGCCCAAGGAACGTCGCATCACGGAGCTGCCGGTGTCCAGCCAGGGTCAGGAGCTGCCCGCCCATGTGGCCGAGCTGAAGCCCTATTTGCGCAGCCATTCGGGTCCCACGGTGGTCTATGCCAAGTCGGCGGTGCGAACCGCCGCTCCACGCACCTACTATCCGCAGGCAGCCCGCCAGCGTAGTCCGCTGGCTGAGGAGCTGGAGTATAGTGCTCCGTATTCGCGCATGCGTTACGATCCGGAGCAGGAATCTGGTCGTCTGATGGAGGcgcccaagcagcagcagtccaAGGAAGCAGCCAAGGCACAAATTCACTTGCAAATACCGCATCACGATGATCGGGATCAGTCCATTGTGGCCACGGCAACGATAACCCCACTGAAGCCCGACTGCGATCAGACGCGCGAGGAGCAAGCGGAGATGCAGCGGGAGAAATCTGCCCGCTTGCGCCAGCCTCAGCAACAGTTTCAGCGGCTGGTTGAGGCGCCCGCCGCCGTTGTTCCCACCACACAGGCCACACCCACGCCTGCCCAGCCCCAGCTGGATGTGGACGTGTCGCTCAATGGCGCCGCCGGCCATCTCAATCGTCACCTGCAGCCCAACGAGCGCGTCATCTCGGCCACAGCCGCACCCACCGATGCCGCTGCGACCAGCGAGACCTTCCACAAGCGCCGCATCGTGGTCAACCATCCGTTCCAGACGGTGCGTGAGGTGGTCGAGCACGAGCCCATCACCAACTACCATCAGATCCAGGTGAATGAGCCCGCCTCACCAGCTCTGTACCATCAGGCCGCCTACTatcagcagccgcagctgcagacGCACGGAAATCTGGTGCAATATCAGACCACGTCGACGCATGGTCGTCTTTATGGTTAG
- the LOC6624461 gene encoding uncharacterized protein, producing MAENCPKCKKSINSKDAIIICNSDDCLKKFHRTCVNIDDAMYDLIQKNPMISFNCDECRNQSPKALSAKLHTIEEKVNKVCNGVNQIQGRMYQQYFQFGNQPVNNLDGKKHPQQNNLIVVGNNCNSDRLQVVCDYGRWVQVGKFATNTSEDDIIEHLAEELKINKNLVKCTKLVKNDANLSQLSYCKFKISIPDYRFNELFNEAIWPSGVMVSPFTPRSQLNQNRI from the coding sequence ATGGCCGAAAATTGtccaaaatgcaaaaaatcaaTCAACTCGAAGGATGCAATCATCATCTGCAACTCGGACGACTGCCTGAAGAAGTTCCATCGCACGTGCGTCAATATAGACGATGCAATGTACGATTTGATACAGAAGAACCCAATGATATCGTTTAACTGTGATGAGTGCAGAAATCAATCACCGAAGGCGCTGTCCGCCAAATTGCACACCATCGAGGAGAAGGTGAACAAGGTGTGCAATGGGGTCAATCAGATCCAGGGGCGGATGTACCAACAGTATTTCCAATTTGGCAATCAGCCCGTCAACAATCTGGACGGCAAAAAGCATCCGCAGCAAAACAATCTCATCGTTGTtggcaacaattgcaattcgGATCGATTGCAGGTCGTCTGCGACTACGGTCGCTGGGTGCAGGTGGGCAAATTTGCGACAAACACCAGCGAGGATGACATTATCGAGCACCTGGCCGAGGAGCTAAAGATCAACAAGAATCTGGTCAAGTGCACCAAGCTGGTCAAAAACGATGCCAACCTATCGCAGCTATCCTACTGCAAATTTAAGATATCCATACCGGACTATCGTTTCAATGAGCTGTTCAACGAGGCGATTTGGCCAAGTGGCGTTATGGTTAGCCCATTCACACCACGCTCTCAGCTGAATCAGAATCGCATATAA
- the GC gene encoding vitamin K-dependent gamma-carboxylase yields MTNSKRKQPTKPTNTTDAAAENKSPAADDEPCTTGTEEATDPEPSPTAQFFKLCFGHELQNFASLQSFTRWLQRPVDGAALGVFRMLYGAAMLIDIAEERGGGQLDVRYGEPHHCHFPLFNGMAALDYPLMGCVYLAMWLGAWGIMLGYRFRLSCLAFVTGYWYIFLLDKPAWNNHSYLFGLVGTLLLFTQAHSYCSLDSWLRPELRQPVPYWNYFLIKFQFFVLYMYAGLKKFSLEWLSGYAMSSLSQHWVFAPFRQLLDEELIDLLIIHWFTAFFDLSIAFFMTCEKTRLLVTPFMISFHLMNSRLFIIGMFPWVCLAEVPLFFSFDWPRRLSCLVKTMPAAKEEKKAPIGDEPGFKDQLRSCIIIFYCALQLFLPYSHFITKGYNNWTNGLYGYSWDMMVHSYDTVLTSIKVVDNDNQKVHHLNPYAFTEYDRWTKYADMAVQYAKCIEKNIREDMDQHPQNSPLTSSNISIYFDIWCAMNGRFQQRTFDPRVDLLKAPWSPFKRTPWSLPLLTELNHMRPKLKTIANEVLAWNNYSDVIFVADFPGLTLSNFIAPTLFNCSLTILEGNVRYKSAKDGEAFFLTAGKSIGLESNATHYVTTIGQKPASYLYTYVNKTMLEQDIVIDDVGQSKERSLLPLWKEFKQRLANYQQFLKHLANCLLYLLYDVPIPISIRERD; encoded by the exons ATGACCAACTCGAAACGCAAACAGCCCACAAAACCCACAAACACAACAGATGCCGCCGCAGAAAATAAATCCCCAGCTGCAGATGATGAGCCGTGCACAACCGGGACGGAAGAGGCAACAGATCCGGAGCCCAGTCCAACCGCACAGTTCTTTAAGCTTTGCTTTGGCCATGAGCTGCAAAACTTTGCTAGCTTGCAGAGTTTCACGCGCTGGCTGCAACGACCTGTGGATGGCGCCGCCCTGGGTGTATTCCGGATGCTCTATGGCGCCGCCATGCTGATTGACATAGCCGAGGAGCGCGGCGGGGGGCAGCTGGACGTGCGCTACGGTGAACCGCATCATTGTCATTTTCCGCTGTTCAACGGAATGGCCGCCTTGGACTACCCGCTGATGGGCTGCGTCTATCTGGCCATGTGGCTGGGCGCCTGGGGCATTATGCTGGGTTATCGTTTTCGGCTCAGCTGCCTGGCATTTGTCACGGGCTACTGGTACATCTTTTTGCTGGACAAGCCGGCGTGGAATAATCATAGCTATCTATTCGGATTGGTCGGCACGCTCTTGCTGTTCACCCAGGCGCACAGCTACTG CTCCCTGGACAGTTGGCTGAGGCCAGAGCTGAGGCAGCCGGTGCCGTATTGGAATTACTTTCTCATCAAGTTCCAGTTCTTTGTGCTGTACATGTACGCGGGCCTGAAGAAGTTTTCGCTGGAGTGGCTCTCCGGTTATGCCATGTCCAGTCTCAGTCAGCATTGGGTCTTTGCGCCCTTTCGCCAGCTGCTGGACGAGGAGCTAATCGATTTGCTGATCATCCATTGGTTTACGGCCTTCTTCGATCTTTCCATAGCATTCTTTATGACCTGCGAGAAGACGCGTCTGCTGGTTACTCCGTTCATGATTAGCTTTCACTTGATGAACTCGCGACTCTTTATAATAG GCATGTTCCCGTGGGTCTGCCTGGCGGAGGTGCCGCTCTTCTTCAGCTTCGACTGGCCACGACGCTTAAGCTGCCTGGTCAAGACGATGCCAGCAGCAAAGGAGGAGAAGAAAGCTCCAATCGGCGATGAACCTGGCTTCAAGGATCAGTTGCGCAGCTGCATCATAATCTTCTATTGCGCGCTGCAGCTGTTTCTGCCCTACTCTCACTTCATCACCAAGGGCTACAACAACTGGACGAATGGTCTCTATGGCTACTCGTGGGACATGATGGTGCATTCCTACGATACGGTGCTGACTTCCATCAAGGTGGTCGACAATGACAACCAGAAGGTGCACCATCTGAATCCCTATGCATTCACCGAATACGATCGCTGGACAAAGTATGCGGACATGGCTGTCCAGTATGCCAAGTGCATTGAGAAGAACATCCGAGAGGACATGGATCAGCATCCGCAGAACAGTCCGCtgaccagcagcaacatttccATTTACTTTGACATTTGGTGCGCCATGAACGGGCGGTTTCAGCAGCGCACTTTTGATCCACGCGTGGATCTCCTAAAGGCGCCCTGGTCGCCCTTTAAGCGCACGCCCTGGTCACTGCCGCTGCTCACCGAGCTGAATCATATGCGTCCGAAACTCAAAACGATTGCCAATGAGGTGCTGGCCTGGAACAACTACTCGGATGTTATATTTGTCGCCGATTTCCCGGGTCTAACGCTGAGCAACTTCATCGCTCCGACTCTATTCAACTGCAGCCTGACAATACTCGAAGGTAATGTGCGCTACAAGAGCGCTAAGGATGGTGAGGCGTTCTTCCTGACGGCCGGCAAGAGCATTGGCCTGGAGAGCAATGCTACGCACTATGTGACCACGATTGGCCAGAAGCCAGCCTCCTATTTGTACACCTATGTGAACAAGACCATGCTGGAGCAGGACATTGTCATAGATGATGTGGGTCAGTCCAAGGAGCGTTCCTTGCTGCCGCTCTGGAAGGAGTTCAAGCAACGCCTTGCCAATTACCAACAGTTCCTCAAGCATTTGGCCAATTGCTTGCTCTACCTGCTATACGATGTGCCCATACCGATTTCcattagagagagagattaa